A region from the Thermococcus sp. Bubb.Bath genome encodes:
- a CDS encoding PH domain-containing protein, which yields MGAEENPQLPKSVLRHIEPNERVLFSIKKKISLEKPKWLLVTDRRIIYLDEKVFGRYDLKALPYQKLEQVTVKLGIMSSEFIIEGEENITLKLGWMNKEEARKAINAIKDALNAIAVEPVSIGVNKGLTSETWVLKKPKEFITRTMPAYQPAQTPANEEKEDPMEKLKKLKELLDMGVISQGEYEEKRKKLLEEI from the coding sequence ATGGGAGCCGAAGAAAATCCCCAGTTGCCGAAATCTGTTCTGAGACACATTGAACCGAACGAGAGGGTTCTGTTTTCCATCAAGAAGAAAATAAGCCTCGAAAAGCCAAAGTGGCTCCTCGTGACGGACAGGAGAATAATATACCTGGACGAGAAGGTTTTCGGGAGGTACGACCTGAAGGCTTTGCCTTACCAGAAGCTGGAGCAGGTAACGGTGAAGCTGGGCATAATGAGCTCAGAGTTCATCATTGAAGGGGAAGAGAATATAACACTCAAGCTTGGCTGGATGAACAAGGAGGAGGCAAGAAAAGCCATAAACGCCATAAAAGACGCATTAAATGCCATAGCGGTTGAACCCGTTTCTATAGGGGTCAACAAGGGACTGACGAGCGAGACCTGGGTTCTGAAGAAGCCGAAAGAGTTCATAACGAGGACGATGCCGGCTTACCAGCCCGCTCAGACTCCAGCCAATGAGGAAAAGGAAGACCCAATGGAGAAGCTGAAGAAGCTCAAGGAGCTCTTGGACATGGGGGTCATAAGCCAGGGGGAGTACGAGGAAAAGAGAAAGAAGCTGCTGGAGGAGATTTAA
- a CDS encoding BtpA/SgcQ family protein, with translation MDFERKPLIGMVHLKPLPGSYLYDGDFDSVIERALRDARTLEEAGFDAIMVENFGDVPFPKYADKTTVASLAVVAKSIKDKVSLPLGINVLRNDGIAAYSVAYAVKADFIRVNVLSGVAYTDQGVIEGIAHELAMLRKRLPSKIKVFADVHVKHAVHFSDFEDALLDTVERGLADAVVVSGKATGKPVDVEKLALAKKISPVPVIVGSGTSYDNLPLLWPHADGFIVGTWIKRSGKVENEVSLERARRLVELAKALINSP, from the coding sequence ATGGATTTTGAGAGAAAGCCCCTCATCGGGATGGTTCACCTCAAGCCTCTCCCCGGTTCATACCTCTACGACGGGGACTTTGATTCAGTCATTGAGCGTGCGCTGAGGGACGCTAGAACGTTGGAGGAAGCAGGCTTCGACGCTATAATGGTGGAGAACTTTGGAGACGTTCCCTTCCCCAAGTACGCCGACAAAACTACCGTCGCTTCTCTTGCAGTTGTAGCGAAGAGCATCAAGGACAAAGTTTCCCTCCCGCTTGGGATAAACGTTCTCCGCAACGACGGTATAGCCGCTTACTCGGTGGCCTATGCCGTAAAAGCAGACTTTATCAGGGTGAACGTCCTCAGCGGCGTTGCCTACACAGACCAGGGGGTAATTGAGGGCATTGCCCACGAGCTGGCGATGCTGAGAAAAAGGTTACCCTCGAAGATAAAGGTCTTCGCCGACGTCCACGTCAAGCACGCCGTTCACTTCTCTGACTTCGAGGACGCCCTTCTCGACACCGTGGAGAGGGGTTTAGCGGATGCCGTTGTGGTCAGCGGGAAGGCGACGGGAAAGCCGGTTGATGTGGAAAAGCTCGCGCTTGCGAAGAAAATCTCACCCGTGCCGGTGATAGTTGGCTCCGGGACGAGCTACGATAATCTCCCACTCCTCTGGCCCCACGCCGACGGCTTTATTGTGGGCACGTGGATTAAACGGAGTGGGAAGGTGGAAAATGAAGTCTCCTTGGAGAGGGCGAGGAGGTTGGTTGAGCTTGCGAAGGCCCTTATAAATTCCCCGTAA